TCGATGGCTAATTCGGGTCCCGCTTCTAACGGAAGCCAGTTTTTTATAACACACAAAGACACTCCATGGTTAGATGGTGTTCACACCGTTTTTGGGCATGTAACTCAAGGAATGGAAGTAGTCAATAAAATTGAACAAAACGACCAAATTATCAAGCTAACTATTTCTCGTAAAGGAACTCTAGCAACTAAATTTGATGCTGTTAAGGTATTCTCTGATTATTATGCTAACAAAGCAGAAGAGGCAAAAAAACAAGCAATAATTGATGCTGAAAACAAAGCCAAACAAGCTGCTTTACAAGCTGAAAAAAAACGAATTTATCTTGAAAAATACAGTGCCGTAATTAAAGAAAAGGCAGCTTATTTAGCGGCAAGTAAAGCTACAGCAACTACCACGCTTTCGGGATTACAATATGTAGTACTTCAAAAAGGAAGTGGTGTCAAACCTGTAAATGGTAGTACCATCTATTTTAAATATGCTGGTTATTTTGAAGATGGAAATGTTTTTGACAGTAACTACGAAGAAGTAGCTACAACTTTTGGACTATTCGATCAAACACGAAAAGATCAAAATGGCTACCTAGCCTTTCCTTTTGAAGCTGGTAAAAAAACAGGAATGATTCAGGGGTTCATCGAAGGGATGAGTTTAATGGATTTAGGCGATAAAATTCTTATCTACATGCCCTCTAAATTAGCATATGGTGAAAGAGGGAACGGACCTATTCCTCCGAACACTAATTTATTTTTTGAATTGGAAATTACAGACAAAGCACCTGCTCTACAAAAATAAATATCAAAAAAAATCCTCAACCACTGTTGAGGATTTTTTTTATAATAGAGTCATTAAATTACTTTCCAAACTTCCAATCAAACTCGTCTTTTGAATTGATGATCGCTCCAATTTCAAACTTCACTACTTCTTCAAATTCGGTTTGAAAAATGATCCAATTTTCTTCATTGAAGTAATTTTCAAACGTATCAAATTCTTCTTGAGTGAATTTGGTAATATTTTTAGAAACTAAATCTTGTTTCACATCGGTAATCTTTTTACCAATAATAGTATTTCCAAACAACTCTAAATCAGCACCAGAAGCTACAATATATCCCAACTTAAAATCTTCTTCTTGATAAAAAGTCAAACGGGATTTCAGTTTGTTGTACACTAAAATCTGGTTGTTATCTTCGTCTTTATAATTGCGATCTGGTTTCCCATAAATGGCTTCAACGTCTTTTTGTTTCATTCCAAAAAGCAATTTGTCGATTCCGTTTTTCAGATTAATTTTCATAATTTGTTATTGTTTAAAAACTGTGATAAAATCTATTCGTTCATTTCGTCAAAACGAACAGGCACTTGAGGATCATAACATGGACATTTGAATTCTTCCAAGGTGGAAGCTAATAATTCCATCGTTTTACCTTCGGTTCCATAACAATCAATTAGAATACTTTGTGGTGTTGATTTTACTTGAAAAGCGCCTTTTCCATTAGAATTTTTCCAACTATTCTCATCCACCTTTTCCCAGCTTGAAAAAACACTAGCTATACGATTGAGTATCACATTCACAGGTAATTCTTCTAATCCTTCAACCATTTCCTGCTCCACCAAAGCTTCGTAAACCAATTGATGATTCAAATAAACACCTTCCTGATACTGCCAAAATACTAATTCGTACATCTAATTGTTTTACATTATATTAATACTCGAAAGTACCGTATTCGCTAGAAATAGTTAATTTTTTAGTTGCCGAAGCTTCTACTCTACCCACAATTTGAGCCTCTACATTAAATGATTTTGAAATGGCAATAATGTCCTGCGCTACCGCTTCAGGAACATACAATTCCATTCGGTGACCACAGTTGAAAACCTGGTACATTTCTTTCCAGTCGGTTTTAGATTGCTCTTGAATCAATTGAAACAAAGGCGGAACCGGAAACAAATTGTCTTTTATAATATGAAGATTATTGACAAAATGTAAAATTTTAGTCTGCGCTCCTCCACTACAATGCACCATTCCGTGAATTTCTTTAGACGAATAGGTATCTAAAATTTTCTTGATAATGGGAGCATAGGTTCTGGTTGGCGAAAGCACTAATTGCCCCGCATCAATAGGAGAATTCTCTACTGCATCTGTCAAATTAACTTGACCTGAATAGATCAATTCGTCAGGAACTGCAGCGTCAAAACTCTCTGGGTATTTGTGTGCCAAATATTTTCCAAACACATCGTGACGTGCCGAAGTCAAACCATTACTTCCCATACCACCATTGTAACTTTTCTCGTAAGTAGCTTGTCCAAAAGACGCCAAACCTACGATTACATCACCCGCTTGGATATTAGCATTATCAATCACTTTAGCACGTGGCATTCTTGCCGTAACCGTAGAATCCACAATAATAGTTCGAACTAAATCACCTACATCAGCGGTTTCTCCTCCAGTAGAATGAATCGTTACCCCAAACGAATCCAATTCTTTAATTAATTCCTCTGTACCATTAATGATTGCCGAAATTACTTCTCCAGGAATTAGATTTTTATTTCTTCCAATAGTTGATGAAAGCAAAATATTATCGGTAGCTCCAACACATAACAAATCGTCAATATTCATGATCAACGCATCTTGCGCAATGCCTTTCCAAACCGAAATATCTCCTGTTTCTTTCCAATACATATAGGCTAAAGACGATTTAGTACCTGCGCCATCGGCATGCATTATCAAGCAATAGTTTTCGTCTTGAGTTAAATAATCGGGAACGATTTTACAAAAAGCTTGTGGAAACAATCCTTTGTCAATATTTTTTATGGCATTGTGTACATCTTCTTTGGATGCCGAAACACCGCGTTGTGCGTATCTTTTTGAAGTATCTGAACTCATGTAGTTAGTGGTGTAGTCCGCCTTTCGGCAAATTGTATTTTGGGCAAAGATAATTATTTTTTTGGCTTTTGCCTAAGTAGAATTGGCAACAAATTATCTATTTTTCTTTCATAAAAAAGCCTCTCTGAAATGAGAGGCTTTGTGTAAAATGAATGTGATTATTATTTAGTAAACAATAACTCTCTGTATTTAGTAAGCGTCCACATCTCATTATCTACCAGTAATTCTAACTTATCGCAATGGTTTCTGATGACTTCAAAATAAGGTTTTACTTTATTACAATAGGCTTCTGCCATTGCTTGAGCATCCGTTAATTGATTTGCTTTTTTTCTTTCGTTGGTCATTTCCTCTACTTTCGTATTGATTCCTTCGATATGAGCCGAAATTTGTTTGATTATCGCGATTTGCTCTTTAGAAACACTTTCAAAATCTTTACCGAAAATTTCTTTTAATCCGCGAACATTCTCAATCAAATTATTTTGGTAACGAATGGCTGTTGGAATTACATGATTACGAGCAATATCTCCTAAAACTCTACCTTCAATTTGGATTTTTTTGGTGTATTCTTCCAATTCAATTTCGTATCGCGCTTCTACCTCAATATGATTCATAATTCCTAGTTCAGCAAATAAATCCAAAGCTTGTTTAGAAGCCCTAGCTTTCAATGCTTCGGGAGTAGTTTTATAATTACTCAAACCTCTTTTAGCCGCCTCTTGTTCCCAAGCTTCGCTGTAGCCATCACCCTCAAACAAGATTTTTTTAGATTGCTTGATGTATTCTCTTAACACGTTGAAAATGGCATCGTCTTTTTTCATGCCTTTTTCGTCAATTAAGGTATCCACTGCTACTTTAAAATCGCGCAATTGTTTGGCCACAATTGCATTCAAAGTAGTCATTGCATTCGAACAATTGGCAGAAGAACCAACGGCTCTAAATTCAAATTTATTGCCCGTAAAAGCAAATGGAGAGGTTCTATTTCTATCGGTATTATCCAGCATTAAATCTGGAATTTTACCAACTACATTTAATTTTAAATCGGTTTTTTCTTCAGGAGATAATTTCCCTGTGGTTACCCCTTCTAACTCCGCTAAAACTTTAGTCAAAGATTCTCCAATAAAAACCGAAATAATGGCAGGTGGTGCTTCATTAGCTCCCAATCGATGGTCGTTACTGGCAGTAGCAATAGAAGCTCTCAACAACGATTCATTGTCATTAACCGCTTTGATAGTATTGATAAAGAAAGTCAAAAACTGCAAATTACTCATTGGTGTTTTGCTTGGACTTAACAAGTTCACCCCAGTATCAGTAGCCAACGACCAGTTGTTGTGCTTACCAGAACCATTTACCCCTTTGAATGGTTTTTCGTGAAATAGTACTTTAAAATCATGACGCTCGGCTACTTTTTCCATCACGTCCATCAACAAACAGTTGTGATCTACAGCCAAATTGGTTTCTTCAAAAATAGGTGCCAGCTCAAATTGGTTTGGTGCCACTTCGTTATGACGTGTTTTTACCGGTATACCCAATAACATACACTCTTGTTCCAAATCTCTCATGTAGGTCAACGCACGTGTTGGTATAGATCCAAAATAATGATCGTCTAGTTGTTGTCCTTTAGCCGATGTATGTCCTAACAAAGTACGACCTGTCATCATCAAATCAGGACGCGATTTTGCCAGCGAACGATCAATTAAAAAATATTCTTGTTCCCAGCCCAAAGTGGCCGTTACTTTTTTAACATTTTTGTCAAAATACTTACACACTTCTGTAGCGGCATCGTCCATAACCGTAAGTGCTCGCAATAAAGGTGTTTTATAATCTAAAGCCTCACCGGTATAGGATATAAAAACTGTTGGAATACATAAAGTAGTTCCAAAAATGAATGCTGGAGAGGTTGGATCCCAAGCGGTATAGCCTCTTGCTTCGAAGGTATTTCTAATTCCTCCATTTGGAAAACTGGAGGCATCAGGTTCTTGTTGCACTAATTGCGCACCGCCAAATTTTTCAACAGGATCACTGCCATCATAAGACGTTTCAAAGAAAGCATCGTGTTTCTCAGCGGTTGTGCCTGTGAGCGGTTGAAACCAGTGGGTATAATGCGTAACTCCTTTAGAAAGCGCCCATTCCTTCATTCCCATAGCGACATAATCCGCAATTTTTCTGTCAATTTTTGTCCCATGTTGAATAGCTCCTTGTACCGCTTTGAAAGCCTCTGAAGTTAAATATTGCTTCATCGCTTTGGCATTAAATACATTGGATCCAAATAGGATTGATTTTTTTTCAGTTTCTTCAAAGTGGAGAGGCTTTCTTGTAGAGGCTTCTCTTAAAGCTTGAAAACGTATTGTTGACATTTTGACAATTTTAAATTATTAAATACTCATTTGTACTAAGTAAAGCAAATATAAACAATAATGAACAATAAAAAATGAAGTGCCCCTTTTGCGAAATTATTTTTTATAAGTGCTAAAAATTGTTATTTTTTAAATATACCCCTATTAAAATGCAGTTCTGTGAAAAGTAACCTATTACAATATAAAAACACCCCCTTTTTTTTCAGCACTAAAAAAAATATTTTAAATTTGTACCAGAATTTGAATCACAAAATAAATTTATAGTATCATGGCTAAAATTAAATTAGAATACCTTTGGTTAGATGGTTACGAACCAACTCAAAATCTTAGAAGTAAAACTAAAGTAGAAGAGCACGAAAACTTTCAAGGAACTTTAGCAGAAATTGGAAACTGGTCTTTTGACGGGTCTTCAACAAAACAAGCTGAAGGCGGATCTTCTGACTGTTTATTAGTACCAGTTGCAATCTATCCAGATCCAACTCGTGTAAACGGATATTTAGTAATGTCAGAAGTTATGTATGCTGACGGAACACCACACCCTTCTAATGGTAGAGCAACTATCGACGACGAAGATGACGATTTCTGGTTTGGTTTTGAGCAAGAATATTTCATCATGGATACTAAAACTTTATTGCCTTTAGGATTCCCTGTTGGAGGTTACCCTGCACCACAAGGTATGTATTACTGTTCAGTTGGTGGAAAAAACACTCACGGAAGAAAATTAGTTGAAGAGCATGCAGATTTATGTATTGCTGCTGGAATTAATTTTGAAGGTATTAACCAAGAAGTTGCTTGTGGACAATGGGAATTCCAATTGTTTGCTAAAGGAGCTAAAAAAGCAGGTGATGAAATCTGGGTTGCTAGATACTTATTAGATCGTTTGACTGAAAAATACGGTTACTATATTGAATACCACCCAAAACCATTGGGAGACACTGACTGGAATGGTTCTGGTATGCACGCTAACTTCTCTAACTCTGTATTAAGAACATGTGGAGATCAAGCTACTTACGAAAGAATCTGTGAAGCGTTCCGTCCAGTAACTAAAGAACATATTGCTGTTTATGGGGCATACAACGAACAACGTTTGACTGGTAAACACGAAACTGCATCTATCCACGATTTCTCTTATGGAGTATCTGATAGAGGAGCTTCTATCCGTATCCCATTAATCACTGTTCAAAAAGGATGGAAAGGTTGGTTGGAAGATAGAAGACCAGCTTCAAATGGAGATCCATACAAAATTGCTGCTAGAATTATCAAAACTGTAAAATCAGCTTTGTAATCTAAATCCAATTATATCAAATGAGTGCCTTCCAAAAGAAGGCACTTTTTTTATTCCTAATCTAAAAACCTTATTTTTGTTTTATGGAAAACACATTGAAATTATATATGGTTATGTTGGGCTGCACGCCTAAAGGCCGATTTACTGAACAACACGATATTTTTTTTGGAATAGGCAATTCTTTGAAGGAATTAATTCCGGAGATGAAAGCTTTTTGGCCTGAAGCCAAAGGTAAAATTCATATTGACGCTTGGCGTGAAGTAACAGCCGTGAATAATTATTCCATAGCCATTGTTCCAAAAAATCCAACTACAAACAATGAAAACCTATTCTTCATAAATTTAGGGGGCTACAAAGAAAACGAATTTGAAGAATACCATTATAAAACATTAGCAGTAGCTGAAAGCCTGGGTAAAGCAGCCAAAATAGCTAAAGCCACAACTTTTTATAAACACTATAGTTTCCCGGGTGCTACCTCACATATAGATGACAAATACGGCATTGATGTCGATGATATTCACAATGTTGCAGATATTTTAGCCCCAATTTTTAAGGAGCGTCATTCCATACAAATTATACCATCTGAAACCCGTTTAGAAGAGGATACACTTCACATTGGCTATGTGAAAATTGACACCCTCTAAACCCAATTTTCTAACACAATTCTGCTGTAGATTGTTTTAAAAACAAGGTGATTCAAATGAAAAATAAGTTTAGATTTGAAAATACATTAACAATTAACGAAGAGTTTCAAATAAACGCCTATGCAACGAATTACAATCCTTATTCACTGCGAAGATCAAAAATCAATTATTGCTACAGTGACCAATTATATTGCGGCTATTAATGGAAATATCATTTACTTAGATCAACATGTAGACGCTGACGAGAATGTGTTTTTTATGCGTTTGGAATGTGAATTTAGTGCCAAAGATTGGAATTTAGAATCCATTAAATCCCATTTCGAAACCCATTTGGCCAATCCTTTCAACATGAATTGGGAAATTTATCCTCAAGAACAAAAACCAAAAATGGCCCTATTTATTTCAAAATACGACCATTGCTTGTATGATATTTTAGGTCGTTATAGTGCAGGCGAATTGAATCTTGAAATCCCACTAATCATTAGTAATCATGAAGATTTAAGATCCGTTGCAGATCGCTTTGAGATTCCGTTTGAATATGTACCATTTACCAAAGAAATTAAAGCGCAAGGCGAACAACAACAATTGGATTTATTAGCGAAGCACCAAATTGACTTTGTCGTATTGGCGCGTTATATGCAGATTATCACTCCTCAATTAATTGCAGCTTACAAAAACAATATCATCAATATCCACCATTCCTTTTTACCCGCATTTCCTGGAGCCAAACCCTACCATTCGGCTTTCAAACGTGGCGTAAAAATCATCGGTGCAACAAGTCATTATGTAACCGAAGAATTGGACGAAGGCCCAATTATCGAGCAAGACATTACCCGCGTATCCCACTCCCATTCGATAGAAGATTTCATTATGAAAGGTCGTGACTTGGAGCGAATGGTTTTGGCACGTGCCATACAACTGCATGCTGAACGAAAAACCATAGTATACAATAATAAGACAGTGGTTTTTTCTTAGTGATAAACTTAACGAAACTCCAACAAACTAATAACACAACCTTAACAGTAATTAGTTGACTATCAAACTACTTTTGTAGTCGTAATGAGCTGGTTACTCGTTATTTGGTTTTGGTTAGTAAAAGGAATGTCGATAGCTTAGTTGCCTCGGCATTTTTTTATGCAATAATTTTGATAAAAGAAAGCACCTCTGAATTAAATAAAAGAGGCTGCTCTACATTTACAACATGTCCTGAATTTTGAATAACACAGAGTTTGGAACTACGGTAATGACTTTCCACTACTTTACGGACAGCAGGTAAGAACATATAATCTTCCTCTCCCATCACATACAAAGTTGGAATATTCAATTCCACCTGACGAAACCATCGCAAAACTGGATTGATTTCAGCAGTCAATTTGAACCATTTAATAAATTCTTTTTGGTATAATTTCTTGGCTTCGTTGATGAATAAAATACGTGATTGCTTGTGATTTTTATTAGGCATAATCACAAAGGCAAAAAAGCGATACAAAAGCAAATAAGGTAAGATATATTTAAATGTATTTCCAAGGAACATTAAAATCTGGGAACGGAAATTCATTTTTAAAATGGCACCACCCATAATCATACTTTGTACCCGATCAGGATACATTTCGGCCAACTGGCGAATTAAAATCGTCCCTAAAGAAATGCCCACAAAATGTGATTTCTGAATTTGCAAATAATCTAAGACTTCCAAAATATCATTGGCTAAAGCCGAAAAAGTATATTTTTGTTTGAATGCTTTCTTTATGTTCGTTTTGGATTCACCATGACCACGCAAATCTAACAACAGCACATTATACTCTTTTTGAAAATCACGAATTTGCTTGAACCATATAGACGAACTTCCTCCAGCTCCATGGACAAAAGTCACCCATTGGTCGCTGTTATTGTTCTCGTATACGGTGTAGTTGATCAAATTAGTTGTTTTTGTAAATATAGCAATTAATAGTTATTTAGCTTAGTATAGCCTGCATTTCTTGTTGCATTAACAAGGCTTCTGCTCTGGCTTTTTCGGCAAAATCAACTCCATTAGAGGCGTATATAATTGCTCTTGACGAATTAATCAATAAGCCCACATTGGTATTCATGCCGTATTTACAAACTTCAGACAAACTTCCACCCTGAGCACCAACTCCAGGAACAAGTAAGAAACTATCTGGTACTATTTTCCGAATTTCGGTAAAATATTCAGCTTTAGTGGCGCCCACAACATACATCAAATTGTGACTGTTTTTCCATGTTTTAGAGGTTTCTAAAACTTGCTTGTACAATTCCGTTCCATTCACATTCAACGTTTGAAAATCAAATGCTCCTTCATTAGAAGTCAACGCTAACATGATCGTATGTTTGTTTTCAAAAGCCAAAAACGGTTCCACTGAATCTTTACCCATATAGGGCGCGACCGTAACCGAATCAAAATTCAAATCCTCAAAGAATGCTTTGGCATACATCGAAGAGGTGTTGCCAATATCACCTCTTTTGGCATCCGCAATAGTGAAAATGTTAGGATAATTATCGTTGATATAGCGAATTGTTTTTTCTAACGACAACCAACCTTGTATTCCATAGGCTTCGTAAAAAGCTGTGTTGGGTTTGTACGAAACAGCCAGATCGTGCGTCGCATCAATGATGGCTTTATTGAATTCAAAAATAGGATCTTCTGTTTCCAATAAATGTTTCGGAATCTTAGTCAAATCCACATCCAATCCTACACATAGGAATGATTTCTTGAGTTGAATTTGGTCAATTAATTGTTGTGTTGTCATAGTAACATTATTTTA
This sequence is a window from Flavobacterium ammoniigenes. Protein-coding genes within it:
- a CDS encoding peptidylprolyl isomerase, whose amino-acid sequence is MKYQLVAFLFLGIVSIQAQKLKKGLPAKKPAIAQMANTTINDGIFASILTNKGTIVIQLEYQKTPVTVANFISLAEGKNPFVTNEKVKGKPFYDGLTFHRVINNFMIQGGDPAGNGTGGPGYTFKDEFTDLKHNKGGILSMANSGPASNGSQFFITHKDTPWLDGVHTVFGHVTQGMEVVNKIEQNDQIIKLTISRKGTLATKFDAVKVFSDYYANKAEEAKKQAIIDAENKAKQAALQAEKKRIYLEKYSAVIKEKAAYLAASKATATTTLSGLQYVVLQKGSGVKPVNGSTIYFKYAGYFEDGNVFDSNYEEVATTFGLFDQTRKDQNGYLAFPFEAGKKTGMIQGFIEGMSLMDLGDKILIYMPSKLAYGERGNGPIPPNTNLFFELEITDKAPALQK
- a CDS encoding alpha/beta fold hydrolase, which translates into the protein MINYTVYENNNSDQWVTFVHGAGGSSSIWFKQIRDFQKEYNVLLLDLRGHGESKTNIKKAFKQKYTFSALANDILEVLDYLQIQKSHFVGISLGTILIRQLAEMYPDRVQSMIMGGAILKMNFRSQILMFLGNTFKYILPYLLLYRFFAFVIMPNKNHKQSRILFINEAKKLYQKEFIKWFKLTAEINPVLRWFRQVELNIPTLYVMGEEDYMFLPAVRKVVESHYRSSKLCVIQNSGHVVNVEQPLLFNSEVLSFIKIIA
- a CDS encoding AIR synthase related protein, which produces MSSDTSKRYAQRGVSASKEDVHNAIKNIDKGLFPQAFCKIVPDYLTQDENYCLIMHADGAGTKSSLAYMYWKETGDISVWKGIAQDALIMNIDDLLCVGATDNILLSSTIGRNKNLIPGEVISAIINGTEELIKELDSFGVTIHSTGGETADVGDLVRTIIVDSTVTARMPRAKVIDNANIQAGDVIVGLASFGQATYEKSYNGGMGSNGLTSARHDVFGKYLAHKYPESFDAAVPDELIYSGQVNLTDAVENSPIDAGQLVLSPTRTYAPIIKKILDTYSSKEIHGMVHCSGGAQTKILHFVNNLHIIKDNLFPVPPLFQLIQEQSKTDWKEMYQVFNCGHRMELYVPEAVAQDIIAISKSFNVEAQIVGRVEASATKKLTISSEYGTFEY
- the pyrF gene encoding orotidine-5'-phosphate decarboxylase — its product is MTTQQLIDQIQLKKSFLCVGLDVDLTKIPKHLLETEDPIFEFNKAIIDATHDLAVSYKPNTAFYEAYGIQGWLSLEKTIRYINDNYPNIFTIADAKRGDIGNTSSMYAKAFFEDLNFDSVTVAPYMGKDSVEPFLAFENKHTIMLALTSNEGAFDFQTLNVNGTELYKQVLETSKTWKNSHNLMYVVGATKAEYFTEIRKIVPDSFLLVPGVGAQGGSLSEVCKYGMNTNVGLLINSSRAIIYASNGVDFAEKARAEALLMQQEMQAILS
- a CDS encoding glutamine synthetase beta-grasp domain-containing protein; the protein is MAKIKLEYLWLDGYEPTQNLRSKTKVEEHENFQGTLAEIGNWSFDGSSTKQAEGGSSDCLLVPVAIYPDPTRVNGYLVMSEVMYADGTPHPSNGRATIDDEDDDFWFGFEQEYFIMDTKTLLPLGFPVGGYPAPQGMYYCSVGGKNTHGRKLVEEHADLCIAAGINFEGINQEVACGQWEFQLFAKGAKKAGDEIWVARYLLDRLTEKYGYYIEYHPKPLGDTDWNGSGMHANFSNSVLRTCGDQATYERICEAFRPVTKEHIAVYGAYNEQRLTGKHETASIHDFSYGVSDRGASIRIPLITVQKGWKGWLEDRRPASNGDPYKIAARIIKTVKSAL
- a CDS encoding DUF1543 domain-containing protein; this translates as MENTLKLYMVMLGCTPKGRFTEQHDIFFGIGNSLKELIPEMKAFWPEAKGKIHIDAWREVTAVNNYSIAIVPKNPTTNNENLFFINLGGYKENEFEEYHYKTLAVAESLGKAAKIAKATTFYKHYSFPGATSHIDDKYGIDVDDIHNVADILAPIFKERHSIQIIPSETRLEEDTLHIGYVKIDTL
- a CDS encoding glutamine synthetase III; this translates as MSTIRFQALREASTRKPLHFEETEKKSILFGSNVFNAKAMKQYLTSEAFKAVQGAIQHGTKIDRKIADYVAMGMKEWALSKGVTHYTHWFQPLTGTTAEKHDAFFETSYDGSDPVEKFGGAQLVQQEPDASSFPNGGIRNTFEARGYTAWDPTSPAFIFGTTLCIPTVFISYTGEALDYKTPLLRALTVMDDAATEVCKYFDKNVKKVTATLGWEQEYFLIDRSLAKSRPDLMMTGRTLLGHTSAKGQQLDDHYFGSIPTRALTYMRDLEQECMLLGIPVKTRHNEVAPNQFELAPIFEETNLAVDHNCLLMDVMEKVAERHDFKVLFHEKPFKGVNGSGKHNNWSLATDTGVNLLSPSKTPMSNLQFLTFFINTIKAVNDNESLLRASIATASNDHRLGANEAPPAIISVFIGESLTKVLAELEGVTTGKLSPEEKTDLKLNVVGKIPDLMLDNTDRNRTSPFAFTGNKFEFRAVGSSANCSNAMTTLNAIVAKQLRDFKVAVDTLIDEKGMKKDDAIFNVLREYIKQSKKILFEGDGYSEAWEQEAAKRGLSNYKTTPEALKARASKQALDLFAELGIMNHIEVEARYEIELEEYTKKIQIEGRVLGDIARNHVIPTAIRYQNNLIENVRGLKEIFGKDFESVSKEQIAIIKQISAHIEGINTKVEEMTNERKKANQLTDAQAMAEAYCNKVKPYFEVIRNHCDKLELLVDNEMWTLTKYRELLFTK
- the purU gene encoding formyltetrahydrofolate deformylase, with amino-acid sequence MQRITILIHCEDQKSIIATVTNYIAAINGNIIYLDQHVDADENVFFMRLECEFSAKDWNLESIKSHFETHLANPFNMNWEIYPQEQKPKMALFISKYDHCLYDILGRYSAGELNLEIPLIISNHEDLRSVADRFEIPFEYVPFTKEIKAQGEQQQLDLLAKHQIDFVVLARYMQIITPQLIAAYKNNIINIHHSFLPAFPGAKPYHSAFKRGVKIIGATSHYVTEELDEGPIIEQDITRVSHSHSIEDFIMKGRDLERMVLARAIQLHAERKTIVYNNKTVVFS